The proteins below are encoded in one region of Telopea speciosissima isolate NSW1024214 ecotype Mountain lineage chromosome 10, Tspe_v1, whole genome shotgun sequence:
- the LOC122642061 gene encoding cationic peroxidase 1-like encodes MASSTYFKLCFITIFFLIHNYGWVSAQLSPKFYSTSCPRALSIIKSVVNSAVLKELRMGASLLRLHFHDCFVNGCDASLLLDNTANFIGEKSAGANINSLRGFEVIDTMKSQLETICPGVVSCADIIAVAARDSVIALGGTTWKVRLGRRDSTTASLSAANSNIPSPALNLTGLISFFSNKGFTAKEMVALSGSHTIGLARCTVFRPRIYKDTDINTAFANSLKLKCPSTGGDSNLSPLDTTSSTVFDSAYYTNLISGKGLLHSDQQLFSGSGGGGSIDAQVRSYSANSASFFKDFGNAMVKMGNLSPLTGTNGQIRTNCRKINSG; translated from the exons ATGGCTTCCTCCACCTACTTTAAGCTATGCTTCAtcactatcttcttcttgatacaTAATTATGGTTGGGTCTCTGCGCAGCTATCGCCCAAATTCTATTCTACTTCATGCCCCAGAGCCCTATCCATCATCAAGTCTGTTGTTAACTCTGCGGTGTTAAAAGAGCTACGGATGGGTGCCTCGCTTCTTCGTCTCCATTTCCATGACTGCTTTGTCAAT GGCTGTGATGCATCTCTACTGTTAGACAACACCGCAAACTTCATAGGAGAGAAGTCAGCTGGGGCCAATATCAATTCCCTGAGAGGATTCGAAGTGATTGACACCATGAAGTCCCAACTAGAGACTATCTGTCCCGGCGTCGTTTCTTGTGCCGATATCATAGCCGTTGCAGCTCGTGACTCTGTCATCGCT TTGGGTGGAACTACATGGAAAGTCCGTTTAGGAAGGAGAGATTCAACTACGGCAAGCTTAAGTGCTGCAAACAGCAACATTCCATCCCCTGCCTTGAATCTTACCGGTCTTATATCCTTCTTCTCAAACAAAGGATTTACTGCtaaggaaatggtggctctttCAG GGTCTCACACAATAGGGCTGGCAAGGTGCACAGTATTCCGACCTCGGATCTACAAGGATACCGACATAAACACGGCATTTGCGAATTCTTTGAAATTAAAATGTCCCAGCACAGGCGGCGATAGCAATCTCTCCCCTCTTGACACCACGAGTTCTACAGTCTTTGACAGCGCCTATTACACCAACTTGATCAGCGGCAAGGGTCTTCTACACTCGGATCAACAGCTCTtcagtggtagtggtggtggtggctccATTGATGCTCAAGTTAGGTCTTATAGTGCCAACTCTGCGTCTTTCTTCAAAGATTTTGGGAATGCCATGGTGAAGATGGGAAACCTTAGCCCACTCACCGGCACCAACGGTCAGATTAGGACCAATTGTAGGAAAATTAATTCAGGCTAA